A part of Laribacter hongkongensis DSM 14985 genomic DNA contains:
- a CDS encoding phage tail assembly protein yields the protein MTSKTLTLDTPIKRGDTLIDSLTLRKPGAGELRGCAISDLARMDVATLVRVIPRISTPSLTEHEVSSMDLADLTELASEVAGFLLKKAERASLSPGE from the coding sequence ATGACCAGCAAGACCCTCACTCTCGACACCCCGATCAAGCGCGGTGACACCCTGATCGACAGCCTGACCCTGCGCAAGCCGGGTGCCGGCGAACTGCGCGGCTGCGCCATTTCCGATCTGGCCCGCATGGACGTCGCCACCCTCGTGCGGGTCATCCCGCGCATCAGCACCCCGTCGCTGACCGAGCACGAAGTCAGCAGCATGGATCTGGCTGACCTCACGGAACTCGCCAGCGAGGTCGCCGGTTTTTTGCTGAAGAAAGCCGAGCGGGCCTCGCTCTCCCCGGGCGAGTAG
- a CDS encoding phage tail sheath protein codes for MAQSDYHHGVRVLEINEGTRTIRTASSAVIGLVAVADDADAVTFPLDKPVLITDIDAAIGKAGSKDTLAASLDAIADQCKPVVVVVRVAKGESDEATTSNLIGTTNAQGRLTGMKALLTANNTLKVKPRILGVPGLDSLPVATELAAIAQQLRGFAYLSAYECDNKEAAVAYRENFSQREAMVMWPDFISWDTVANKEATAFATARALGLRAKIDQDTGWHKTLSNVGVNGVLGMSRDVTWDLQDPDTDAGYLNKNDITTLVQCDGYRYWGSRTCSDDPLFQFENYTRTAQIIADTMAEAHMWAVDKPLHPTLARDIVEGLLAKGRAWVNAGYLMGFNAWIDDAANSKDTLKAGKLTIDYDYTPVPPLEDLTFRQRITDRYLMNFAGQTGL; via the coding sequence ATGGCCCAGTCCGATTACCACCACGGCGTCCGCGTCCTCGAAATCAACGAAGGCACCCGCACCATCCGCACAGCCAGCTCGGCGGTGATCGGACTGGTGGCAGTGGCCGACGATGCCGACGCCGTTACTTTTCCCCTCGACAAGCCGGTCCTGATTACCGACATCGATGCCGCCATCGGCAAGGCCGGCAGCAAGGACACGCTGGCCGCCAGCCTGGATGCCATCGCCGACCAGTGCAAACCCGTCGTGGTGGTCGTGCGCGTGGCCAAGGGCGAGTCTGACGAAGCCACCACGTCCAACCTTATCGGCACCACCAATGCCCAAGGGCGGCTGACAGGCATGAAAGCACTGCTGACCGCCAACAACACCCTGAAGGTCAAACCGCGCATCCTCGGTGTACCCGGCCTCGACAGCCTGCCGGTGGCCACCGAACTCGCGGCCATTGCCCAGCAGCTGCGAGGCTTTGCCTACCTGTCGGCCTACGAGTGCGACAACAAGGAAGCGGCCGTCGCCTACCGCGAGAATTTCAGCCAGCGCGAGGCGATGGTCATGTGGCCGGACTTCATCAGCTGGGACACGGTTGCCAACAAGGAAGCCACCGCCTTTGCCACGGCCAGGGCACTCGGTCTGCGCGCGAAGATCGACCAGGACACCGGCTGGCACAAGACGCTCTCAAACGTCGGCGTCAACGGCGTGCTGGGCATGAGCCGTGACGTGACGTGGGACCTGCAAGACCCCGACACCGATGCCGGCTATCTCAACAAAAACGACATCACCACGCTGGTGCAGTGCGATGGCTACCGCTACTGGGGCAGCCGCACCTGTTCTGACGACCCCCTGTTCCAGTTCGAGAATTACACCCGCACCGCGCAGATCATCGCCGACACAATGGCAGAGGCGCACATGTGGGCAGTCGACAAGCCGCTGCACCCGACGCTGGCCCGCGACATTGTCGAAGGGCTGCTGGCCAAGGGCCGTGCATGGGTCAATGCCGGCTACCTCATGGGCTTCAATGCCTGGATCGATGACGCTGCCAACAGCAAGGACACGCTCAAGGCCGGCAAGCTGACCATCGACTACGACTACACCCCGGTCCCGCCGCTCGAGGACCTGACCTTCCGCCAGCGCATCACCGACCGCTACCTGATGAACTTCGCCGGCCAGACCGGCCTGTAA
- a CDS encoding GpE family phage tail protein → MADLAVTFHWRPSDMDGMSLSELAAWRERARVRTEVE, encoded by the coding sequence ATGGCCGATCTGGCCGTGACGTTTCACTGGCGGCCGTCCGACATGGACGGCATGTCCCTGTCCGAACTGGCGGCATGGCGCGAACGCGCACGGGTACGTACCGAGGTGGAGTAA
- a CDS encoding phage major tail tube protein, translating to MALPRKLKFFSVFHNGDQFLGEATELTLPKLAVKTEAYRGGGMVAEVDIDLGLEKLELEHSYGGLMYDIFKDFGITQMDGTLLRFMGSYQREDTGEVDAVEITVRGRHVEIDPGSAKAGDDTEFKVKTNIAYYKLTVNGSTLFEVDTLNQIYTVNGVDRLAAHRAAIGR from the coding sequence ATGGCACTGCCACGCAAGCTCAAATTCTTCAGCGTGTTCCATAACGGTGACCAGTTCCTTGGCGAAGCCACCGAACTGACCCTGCCCAAACTGGCGGTCAAGACCGAAGCCTATCGGGGTGGCGGCATGGTGGCCGAAGTCGACATCGACCTCGGTCTGGAAAAGCTCGAACTGGAACACAGCTACGGCGGACTGATGTACGACATCTTCAAGGACTTCGGCATCACGCAAATGGACGGCACCCTGCTGCGCTTCATGGGCAGCTACCAGCGCGAGGACACCGGCGAAGTCGACGCCGTGGAAATCACCGTCCGTGGCCGCCACGTCGAAATCGATCCCGGTAGCGCCAAGGCCGGTGACGACACCGAATTCAAGGTCAAGACCAACATCGCCTACTACAAGCTGACCGTCAACGGCAGCACCCTGTTCGAGGTCGACACCCTCAACCAGATTTACACCGTCAACGGTGTCGATCGCCTCGCAGCCCACCGCGCCGCCATCGGCCGCTAA